The genomic region GGCGGAGCGGACGCTAAGCGTATTCCACTGTTCGAGCACCACATCTTGCCAGCGTTCCGGATCGGTGGCCGAGTAGGGACGTAGTTGCCCCGCCAGGCGGAATTCGCGCACGTTGTAGAGGCCGGCGGCGTTGGGCAGGCCCGGCGTCTGGGGGTAGTGGTAGGGGCCACGTTGGTAGGCAGCGTACGTTTTTACGCCGTACAGTCCCACAAACAGGAGCACGAAACCCCCTTTCAGCGTACGCCGCGCTGCGCGTTGCCAGCCAGCAGGTAACGCCAGCCGAAAGCGGTTGGGTACGGCCGGGCGCTCCAGCGTGAGCAAGTCATTCACGCGGCGCGCATCATACCAGAGCACCACCAGCGCTAAGGCCAGCAGGTAGAAGCTGTACACGTACTCGCCGCCCTCGTAAGCCAGGTTCGAGAGGAACACATTGCCCAGAAAGGAAATACTCAAAAAGGCCCCGATACTGGCCGTGCGCCGCCCTAGCAGCAGCACCGCGCTCAGAATCTCTACCAGTCCCAGAAACGACTGGTACGAAGGCACGATGCCCAGACTAAGGGAAAAGATTTTCCAATCGCTCAACTCTCCGTAGTGCGTGTTGAGCAAACTGAGGGAGGGCAATGGCGCCTGCATGGGAAAAAGCTTCAGAAAACCGTAGCCCAGCAGCCCCGCCGCCAACCGGTAGCGCACCAGCACCCGCAGCCAGTAATACAGGGTAGCGTAGTCCGGGCGGCTTTTCCCTACCCAGCTCCAAGCAGCAGCCCCCACGGCGGCCAGCGCAGCTACCACCGCCCAGTTGGCGAAGGTATCGGGCCCGTCGAAAAAGCGCGGGGAGTAATGAGCCAGCCGAAAAATGTCGCCGAAGGAGAAGCCCGACCAGTTGACGGCTAGGTCATAGTAGTAGTGCCAGTCGAGTGGCACGATCTGCAGCACGAAATACAAGAAAACAAACCGAAACAACCCTTTGGTAAAGCCCGACCACGGGGCTTCGGTGGCTGGAGTGGCCGCGTGTAGCGGCGCTGAGACGGTAACTGCGGGAGATAGGGTAGCAGGCATAGCAACAAGGAAATGCGTGGAAAGAAGCCAGCTTCTGTATCGTTGAATTGTGCTGGGGCTGATGCGCTTATGGCAGAACTCCTTCAGGCTTGTGCCGGATGAAGGGGTAGGGAACGGCCGAGGTTAGTAGCCCTCGTTCTGCGTTAGGGCCGCATCTACCTGCAACTGGCTGATAGGGATGGGTAGCACTAGGCGGGAGCTGGGTAGCGGGGCGTTGGCCTTCACCGGGTCGGGGAAAAGAGCCGTGGCCCGGCCGGTACGCGCCAGGTCAAACCAACGGTGCGGTTCCAGGGCAAATTCCAAGCGCCTTTCCTCCTCAATGGCCAGCAGCACCGCTGCCGGCGTGGTGGCCGCGCTGCCGGCTAGGCCGGCGCGCGTACGCACGGCATTCAGGTCGGTTAGTGCCTCTGCCAGTTTGCCTTGCTTGGCGCGCGCCTCGGCCCGAATCAAATACAGCTCCGCAATGCGGAAGATATAGCTGGGGTCGGAGCCGGGGCTGCGGTAATAGAGGTTGCCGTACCAAGTAGTGCTTGTGGTAGAGGCAATCAGGGTGGTGCGACCGTTGGCCGTATTGTTCGGGGCAGTCGTCAGTAGGGACACCAGCGCGGTATTGGGGGCCCATTGCCGGGTGCCGCCGTTAGCTGTAGGTTGCCACTGCCCGCGGTGGTTGTTTACCTCCGTGGTACCGTTGTAAAACAGCTCAAATACCGATTCGCGGGTGCCACGCGCGTTGTTGGCAAACCACGCATTGAAGGGTGCTACCAACTGGTAATTAGCATTGTCGCTGATAAGGCGGGTAGCGTACTCTTCGGCCAGCGCCCACTTCTGCTGGTATAAGTACAGCCGCGCTTTCAGGGCCCACACCGTTTTTCGCGTGGCGCGGTACCGGTCGTTGGTAGTCACGGTGGCCGGATTGGGTAGCAACGGCTCGGCAACGTCCAGGTCGCGCAGCACCTGGGCGTAGGTTTCGGCCTGAGTAGCGCGGGCAATACCCTGGTTGTCGGTGGCCGTGAGGGTAGGCTGCGTAATGAGCGGCACCCCCCCGAAGATGCGGGCCAAATCAAAATAAGCCAGGGCCCGCAGGAAATACGCCTCGCCCAGGTACTGGTTCTTCAGCGTTTCCGTCAGCAACGGATCCACGACGGCCGGCACGCGCGCCAGAATGTGGTTGGCGCGGTTGATAGTCACGTAAATGGCCGACCACACCGTGCCGATGGTTGCGTTATCAGCCCGCACGTTGTGGGTAACAAACTCCTGCACCTGCGACTGGGTGCCGGTCCACTGCACGTCGCCCCCGCCCAGGTAGCCAATCGATTGAAAGCTAGTGCCGTAGTAGCCCCCACTGGCCAGCGCGCTATACACGCCGCTGAGCGCGGTACTAGCCGATTTCTGATCCGTAATGGTCTGGTTGTCGGCAACGGATTCGCGGGGTGGCACCTCCAAATAATCATTGCAGGCACTCGCACTCAGCACCAGCGCAATAAAAGAAAACAGCGAAACGGTCTTTAAATAAGCGAGAGACATAGCGAAGGGAGTAAGAGGAAGAGAAGGGTAGGCAGGAAATCGGACCTAAAAGGTGGCACTGACCCCTACTTGCCAGCTGCGCGGCTGTGGCGGTGTACCCAAGTCAATGCCCTGTTGGTTGGCATCGCTACTGGAGGCCGATTCGGGGTCGAGGCCCGTGTAGTTGGTGAGGAGCACCAGGTTGGTGCCCTGCGCATACACGCGCACCGAGCTGCCGCGCAACTGGCGGGTAAGCTTTTCCGGCAGCGTATAGCCCAGGTTCACGTTGCGCAGGCGTATAAAAGAGCCGTCTTCCAGCCAGCGGCTACCCCCATCCAGGTAATTGTTCACGTTGATGCCGTCGGGCCGGGGCACATCGGTCATGTCGCCGGGCTGCTGCCAGCGGTTCAGGTTGCTGGCGAAGATGACGCGGGCCTCGTCCCGGGCGCCGCCCCCTTCCCCGAAGAAGCGGTTGTGGTTGTAGACCTTGTTACCGTATTGAAAGGAAAGCAACACGCTGGCATCAAAATTCTTGTAGGAAAGTGTGTTGCTGAGGCCCCGAAGAATTTGGGCCAGGTACTTCCTACAATCTGCCGGTCGGCGGCTGTGATTTTCCCATCCCCGTCCACGTCGTCGTACACCGCGTTACCGGTCTGCGGATCTACGTACAGCTGCTTGTACACCCAGAAAGAGTAGAGCGGATACCCCTGCTGCTGCAAAATGAGGTTGCGGCTCCCGAACTGGGTAGGGGTTGCCAGCTTCTCGATGGTATTGCCATTGGTGGCAATGTTGAAATTAGTCGACCAGTTGAAATCAGCCTTGCGGATGTTGATGGTATTCAGCACAAACTCCAGCCCCTTGTTGCTGATCTCCACCGCGTTGGCCCAGTAGGAGCTAAACCCCGTCGTGGCGGGTTCCGTCAGCTGAATCAGGCCGTCGCGGGTGTATTTGTAGTAGGCGTTGAACTCCAGCCCGATGCGACCCTCCAACAACCCCACGTCCAGGCCCAAGTTGGCCTGACTGGTTTGCTCCCATTTCAGGTCTGCGTTGGCCAGTTGCTGCGGCGCTGTGCCCGCGTTGCCCAAGTAGTTTGCGCCGCCATTCCAAAGGCCCCGGGCCGCAAAGTTGCCGATGCCATTCTGGTTGCCGGTCAGGCCGTAGCTAGCGCGTAGCTTCAGGTCGCTTAGTACCGTTACGTCGCGCAGAAAGCGTTCCTGCTTGAGGCGCCAGGCGGCACCTACGCTGGGGAAATAGCCCCAACGGTTGGCTGCCCCAAAGCGCGAGGAGCCGTCGGCCCGAAAGCTTATGTTCAGCAGGTAGCGGTCAGCGAAGTTGTAGTCAGCCCGGCCGAAGAAAGAAGCCAGTCGGTACCCCGACCAGTTCTCGGTACTGCTAGTTACCGACGCCGCTGAAATTTCCCGGAACGCATTGTTCGGAAACCCTGTGCCCTGCGCAAAAGTGCGCTCGTACACGTCGCTTTGCAGGCCATTGCCCACCACCACGCCCACGCCGTGCTTGCCAACTTGCTGGCGGTAGGTGAGCGTATTTTCGTTGAGCAGGGAGGAGTAGTGCGATACGCTGGAGGTAGCCAACCCGCCCACGCCGGCCCCAGCAATTAAGAAGGTGTTCCAGTATTCCTTTTCGTCGTAGTTATTGTAATCGACCCCGAAACTGGTGCGGAACTTCAGGTTGGGCAGCACCTGCGCCTCGGCATAGAGGTTGCCGATGTAGCGAATACTGGTGGAGTTGACGTCGTAGTTATCAATGAGTAGCTCCACATTATCGAAGCTGGCGCGGCCTACCAGTTGTCCGTTGGCGTCGTAGGGCGAAAGGAGGGTAGGGGTGTGCAAAGCGGCTTGCAGCAGCCCGCCGGCCGGACCGTCGCCGGCGCGGCCCTCGTTGCGGTAGGTGCGCGTGAAGGTGTTGCTGACCCCAAGCTGCACCTTGTCTGAGAGCTGCTGGTCGAGGTTGACTTTGAAGCTGGCGCGCTGAAAATCAATGGGCCGCAGTATGGATTCTTGTTTGGTGAAGCCTCCACCGAGGTAGTAGCGCGTTGTACTGTTGCCGCCCGCTACCGACAAATCGTAGTTCTGCACGCGTGCTGTGCGGAACACCTGGCTTAGTCGGTCGTAGGTGGGCTGCTCTTCGGGCAGGCCGCGCCCCCCAGCCGCTACGGGGCGGTAGGGCCGGTTTTCGTAAGTGTGAGGGGTAGGGCCGGTAGTATTCAGCCAGTTTTCGTTGACTAACTGCGCGTGCTCCGGTCCCGTTGCCAGGTCCCAGAGCTTGGCGGCCTTGGCCCATCCCTGCGACACGTTGAGGCTCACCTTGGGCTTTTGGTTGAAGCTGCCGCGGCGCGTGGTGACCAGTATCACGCCATTGGCGCCGCGGGCCCCGTACAACGCCGTCGCGTCGGCATCCTTCAGTACTTCAATACTTTCAATATCCGCCGGATTCAGGTCTGCAATAGGCGATGAGGCTTTCCCGCCCGTACTGATGGTTTGCAGACTATTGTTATTGATAAAGACCCCATCCACCACGTAGAGCGGCGTGTTGGAGCCGTTGATGGTTGTAGCGCCCCGTACGCGCACGTTCACCGCTTGCCCCGGCACCCCGGAATTCGACGAAATCTGCACGCCCGCTACTTTGCCCTGCAATTGCGCGTCGAAGCTACCCACCGGCAGCTCCTTGGTATCCGAGGGGTCTACTTTCACAATGGCGCCGGTCAGGTTTTTGCGCTGCTGCGTGCCGTAGCCAACTATTACCACCTCATTCAGCTGGCCTTGGTCGGGTGCCAACCGTACCGTAAGAGTACCTGTCTGGCGCGCGCTCACCTCCTGCGTTTTATAGCCGATAGAGGAGAAAATAAGCGTTGTTGCTTCCGAGGCGTCTGGCAGCGAAAATGAGCCATCAGACAGCGTAGCGGTGCCAGCTGTAGTGCCCTTCACCCGAATTGTTACGCCGGGTAGTGGTTGCCCGGCTTCGTCTAGTACTTTGCCCGTTATCGGGCCAGCAACCGCCTGATAATGCCTTGCCAACGGTGAATTGGCCGTAGCTGTGGTTGCCATACTCCACGCAACAAGCGTCGAGGATAGAAAATACTTCATGTAGTACGTTGATTTGGGGGCAGCAGACTACGGGCAGCAGCTATATAAAGCGCGCATCGTTGTGCCTACTTGCCCCGAGCGTTGTCGGAGAAGAGGACATGCAAATTCGTTGAGCGCGGTAGCGCCTATTTGCATTAATTTGTCTATGATGGTGAGTGCTGCCTGCGGCCACTTTGCGTGCTCAGCACCGCTGTGGTTTGGAAGTAGCAGGCCTTGTCTAAGGTGAAAATTCGCTGAAAAATTCAGAAAATCACCTCTTTAATAAGGTTGTGGTTTCTGTAGGCGCGCAGCAAACAGTAGGCTATGTGTAGCAAAACAAACCAATTGTACAGCCCGGCAAACTTGTAACTATTTTGATGTAACAAGTTCTCGTCGCGCTTTCGTAGAACGCACGATTATCCGTTTGCGTGAGCAGACAAGTGCACGTTGTCGACTACGCAGATCAGAAGGCCAAGAAGTGAAAGAGGCAGTAATGCTACCGTTGCAACCTGCTGAGATGTTGCAAGAACGTTGCTGCATGCGCTTACTGCCACTGCTCTATGAAAGCAGCGAAACGCATGTAGGGGGAGTAGTCCGCAGCAGGGCGGCAGGGAGATGGATATTAAACGCTACGAGTTCATTACTCCGCCCTCTGCCGCGCCCATACAGACGTACACTATTGCCAAATGGCAACAACGATGCTGTACTCCTTGGGGTGTGGCAGAAGAAACGAAGAGATGAAGGGAGGCGTCCACAACAACTTGCTTTTATATGGTCAGGACTTGGCACCGTTCAGGATCTTCCTGTGGTTGCCGGCGCTTCACGGAGCCTGTCTCTCCACGCCTCTGTATAAAAACAATCCTTTGTTGATTTTGGGATTGATAAAGCAAATATAGTGTTGCGTTTTTTAGAAAAACAAATTTAGTTTTAGAAATTTCTCGGCTGGGTACGCTCACGTCGAAGGAGGTTACTCTGCCCATTGCTTTGCCGGTTACAGTAGAAACCCTACCCCATGGGCTGCGACTGCCCGGCACTATCACCCTTGACCGGACGCGCCTTAGGAGTAGCTACAATTCGACCTCCTTTTTTCAAAACTTGGGCAGCTATGCCATCTGTAACGATTTTCAGGTGGCGCTTGATGTGGTAGCGCAGCAAAAGCAGGCTAGTCCTCAGCGCCGATTAGAGCGTATCAACCCGTCATACAGCAGTACCCAGAGTGGCAAGCACCACAAAACGGGCGGCGTGTTTGCCGGAGCAGGTAGCCGCGCAGGGAAACTGTTGGCGGCAGTTACACTAGCCGCTCAATGGAGCAGTGCCGGGCATCACATCCCGTATCAAAGAAGCGTTGGGCGCGGCACTTGCGCCCAACGGAGTGAGGGATTGATGGCCTGAATATTTTTTATACCTTTTACCAATAAATTAAGCTAAGCTCATGAAAACCATCTCGATTCTCCTTGTTAGCACTGGGCTATTTTGTTTCTCTATGTCGGCCGCTGCTCAAACAACTCCGAAGCCAAAGGCTAAAACAACTGTATCCTCTCAGCCGCACATGAATAAAAAATCGACTTCTAAAAATCTCGCAGTTATTAAAGACACGGCTGCTTTCCGCCGTTCGAGCCGGCCCGACGCGATGCCTATTCGTGTGAGGCCTAGAAGTATTAAGAAGTATTAAGTAGACAATATTCTGACCTGACACAAACAGTACTTTATGCTTGTCGCCACAACCTCGGCAGGCTCCGCAGCAGCGCCCACGCTACTACCCCGCTCACGGCAATGATGGAAGCCGTAGAGCTGCGGATGGGCCGGAAGCGGGTAGCGCCTTCTTTCAGCTCAATATAGCTAACGGGCGTACCGGCTACGCTGCTGCCACAGTGGTACAAAGTATAAAACCTGAGTTCAGTACAGAGTACTGTCACCAATAACTATTTAGCTTAACAAATCCTCCTTGTAGATGGTCGAGTTAGCCACAGCATCTGGTTCTGCCGACGTGGTTAGGTGCGCACCATGCGGGTGCGGCCGTGTAGCTAAGGTGGTACTGAGCGCTTGCGCCGCAGCAACCACCTGCGCCGGGTAGTGCAGGCGCGCCAACAACCGAATGGCGTTGCGCGTGGTGAGGGGACCAGTTTTGAGACGATAGTCGAAATACCAATCTTCCTCCGTGACAGTTTCGCAAAAGTGGTACTCGACAAAACACGATTGCAAGAGCGTGCCTAGCTCCCCATCGTGGGTGGCCGCCACTACCCAGCTGCGGGGCTGCAAGTAGGCCAGTACGGCCTTGTTCGCGGCGATGCGCTCCTGCGTGTTTGTGCCTTTGAACAATTCATCCAGCAGCAGCAGGTAGCTGCCGGGGGCCGCGTCGCAGGCCAGCAGCAACTGCCGCATGGTTTCGGCTTCGACCAAATAATAACTTTTGCCCGTGGACAGGCTGTCGGCTAGGTTGAGGCTGGTGAGCACCCGGCAAATAGGGGCGCGGTAAGCGGTAGCCGGGCACGTGGCAATCGTTTGGGCCAGGAGGGCATTCACGCCCAGCGTGCGCATAAAGGTGGTTTTGCCGGCCATGTTCGAGCCGGTGAGTAGTACGCCGGATTCGGCCAACGTGAGGTCGTTTGGCACGCACCCTGGCACCAGCGGGTGGTAACCGCCTAGCAATTGGATGCCCGCGACGGCCGGCTCGAAGTGTGGTACGCAGGTGTCGTGGCGCTGGCGGAAGCTGGCCACCGCCAGGGCGCAATCAACGTAGCCCACCGCCTCAAAAACGGCTCGAATGGCGGGCGCTTGCCGCTGTATGGCCACTCGGCAGCGGGCATACAACAGTTGGTCAACCAACAGCAGCATCTTGAGTATCTCCAGCAGTCCCATATTATCCACTACCTGAAAGAAAGCCGCTTGCCGCAAAACACCTCCTAATCTAGCCAGGGGCTCGGACAGCAGTTGGAGCGGCCGTAGGGGTAGGGCTGCCCGCTGCAACTCTCTTCCTGCACGGTGCAAGCGGCCCAGTTGCAACAACGGGCGAACATAGAGCTGAATCCGTACGCGTTGCCGAAGGTGAAACACCGCATTGAAGCAACCAAACGCAAGCGTGCCCAACCAAAGCATGGGGAGCCAAAAGCCCCCGAGCAACGTGGCCAACAGCCCTAGCGCGAGCAGCGCCGAGAGGCGCACGTTAGGCAATGAGGGTAGGGGCTCCTCGCCCAGCAAATCGACCAGGTAGTACGCCTCCTGAGCCGTCAGATGGTCGAGGGCGAGCAGGGCTTGGCCGCGGACCACGGGTTGCTGCGCCAGCAGGGTCGCGGCGGCGTCAAACTCGTGCAGGGCGTCCTTGTCGTCGAGCGGGCTGCGCAGGCGGTGGTAGAGGCATTGCTGGCCTACCGGGCTCACGGTGGCATCGAGCAGGGTAAAGAGCGAGTCGCCGTTCAGGTCAGCCCAGGTTTGGTCGGGCAGGCGGTGATACGCGGGCTCGTGCTGCACGTGGTTGTAGTAACGGGCCACCAGGGGAATACGGGGAGTGCTCGCAGCCGGCTGTTGCCAGGCCGCTTCCAAGCGGCGTAAGCGCTTGCGAGAAGGAGTCCACATAAGAAGATAGGGTAGCTACCAGGGCGTGAGTTATAGGATATAGTTGGTAGCTGTAAGTAGTTCGAAAGGTAGCTTAGTAATTTTATAAGGAAGCTATCATATTGGATACAATAGTTAAGCGAGTAAAACCTTTACTGAGGTTAGTCTGAGAGCCAATGACAGCTTCAGTCCTGGTCGAGGGCTAGATCACGCAAAAAAACATCTGGTTCATTCTCGGCATACACAGCTAAAATAGAGGCAGCACGTGACCCTGGGATTTGAAGCAAAGCGATGATGGTACTGCTTTTCACGTCTCCGTCCTCATCTGCTAACAAGTGCGCTAAGAGACTAATCAGGCTGTCATCTGGAAAGTGCGTGGCGACTTGAGCGCTCCATTGACGCACATATACCTGCGCACTGATTAAGCTGCGCTGTAAATGTGGCAACACTTGTGACGGTGAGTAGTGAAGTATAACATTCTCGACGAGTTGATACAGTCCATTACCGTTGCGTCCGCCAAAGGAGTGCAAAAACAGCGGAATACAACGCGGGTCTGGGTGACGTGAAAAGTGTTCTAGGAGCAGATGATAGGTGTGTCCTTGTTGCAATGTCAGGTCTTGATCATTGGGCAACGGCTGGTGCCGCGCTAACCATGCCAAGGCTTCGGAAGTCGTCATGTCGTTTGGCTCAGTCCAGAAGTGAATAATGTCTTTATCACCTCTACCTCCACAGCTTCGGCAGGCTCCGCAGCAGCGCCCACGCTACTACCCCGCTCACGGCAATGATAGATGCTGTAGAGCTGCGGATGGACCGGAAGCGGGTAGCGCCTTCTTTCAACTCAATATAGCCAACGGGCGTAACGACCACCCCTCCACCACCGCCGGAGCCAGCTGCATCGGGAAGGCGGCCGCCACCGCCGCCACCAAAACCATAAACGACCCGCGCTACGGGAATTACTGTGAGGCCGTTGCGCTCCACGGGCTCGCCGTATACGGTGCGGGCTGTGGCCGTGGCGCTTAGCTGCTCTGCTAGGCGCTGAGCTACTGTGAGGGTAGGGGAATCAGAAGATGTCATAGGAAAAGTATTTGATAAAAAAGAGCGTCATACTGAGCGCAGCCCAAGCGTAAAAGTTTAAGGAAAACAAACAAAAGGAGCCAGCGGCTTACACCGCTGGCTCCTTTTTTATTCATCTGAAAACTGCTTTAGAAAGCAGCCAACAGCGTTTTCAAACCTGCAGCGGCATCGTTGCCGAGGTGCACGTGCAGGGTGCGACGGTCGGCGCTTTGCAGGGCTTCCAGGTCGCCTTGGGCCTGGGCGTCTTGCAGGGTGCCGAAAGAGTAAGAACGGCCTGGGAGGGGCAGATCCTGCGGGTGGCCCGCCGTGAGCTGCAGGAACAGACCCGTGTTGGGGCCGCCCTTGTGGTACTGGCCGGTAGAGTGCAGGAAGCGCGGACCGTAGCCGAACGTGGTAGCCACGTGCAGCTTGTCCTGAATCTTCTGGCGTAGCTCTGCCGTCTCCTCGTTCACCGCTGCCGATTCAGTTAGGTAGGCTTGAATGGAAACGTAGTCGCCGGCTTTGGCTTGCGCGAAGAACTGCTGTACTAGCTCCTGAGCCGAGCCGCCCGATACCGACGAGTAGTAGTCCAGTCCACCTTCCGACAGCGCTTTTTCTTGCTCCGGTAGGCTGCCTTTTTCGGCTACTTCCTTCATAATCTTGTCGGTAGCCGTTTTGGCGGCTTGCACGTTGGGCTGGTCGAAGGGGTTGATGCCCAGCACTGCACCGGCAATAGCCGTAGCAGCTTCCCAGCGGAAGAATTCAGCACCCAGGTCCAGCGCATCCTTCATACGGATGGTGATAACCGGATGGCCTGCCTCTTGCAGGGTTTTCAGCTTCTGCGTGTTATCCTCGTCGGCTTCGTTCTCGTAGCCCACATACACAAACACGCGGTCCTGGCCGTACACCTCGGGCTTGCCTAGGTGCTCGCCGGCTACCGGCAAAATGCCTTTGCCTTCCTTGCCAGTGCTTTCCGCCAGCAACTGCTCCAGCCACAAGCCTAGGTCGCTCAGCGACTTAGGCACTACCAGCGTGAGCTTGTCGCGGCCTTGGGTAGACAGCACGCCCAACGCAGCACCTAGCTGCAAGCCGGGGTTGTTGTCGCTGGGGCCGTAGGCACCGCAGGCACGCATCATAATAACGGCGCGGGCCAACAGCTCGCCCACGTTGATGCCGTAGAGCGCAGCTGGTACCAGTCCGAAGAACGTGAGAGCCGAGAAACGGCCGCCTACCTCTGGGAAGTTCAGGAACACCTTGCGGTAGCCCAGCTCTTTTGCTGTTTCGATGAACGGGGAGCCGGGGTCGGTGATGCCGATGAAATTCTCACCGGCTTTGTCGCCTTTCACGGCTTTCACCTTCTCGTAGAAGTAGTCGCCGAACGCCAGCGGCTCGGCCGTGGTGCCTGATTTGCTAGCTACGATGAACAGCGTGTGCTCCAGCGGCACGGCCTTTTCAATCTCCTGTACCGTACCGGGGTTGGTGGTGTCTAGAATCAGCACGTCGAGGCCGTTTTCGCCTTTCGGGAACGACTTCTCGAACACGATGGGCGCCATAGTGCTACCGCCCATACCCATCACTACCACGTGAGTGAAACCCTCAGCTTTGGCTTCCTGAGCAAACTGCTCTAGGCGGCCTACCTCGTCTACCATGGTTTCAGCCACGCGCAGCCAGCCCATGTAGCTGCGGATGCTCTCCTGGGCTTTGGCGTCCTGCGTCCACAGGTCGGCCTGCTTGTTCCAGAAACCCGTGATGAAGTCCGACTTCTTATACTCCTCAATTTTAGCGTCAACTTCCTGCTGATACTGGCCCAGCTGCATGTCGGCAGCTACGGGTTGCAAGTCCAGCGCTTGCACGCGCTTTTTCTCAATCGAGTCGATCAGCTTAGCGAAGGGCTCTTTGAACTTCTGGCCGCCGTCTTCTTCCAGGAACTGCGTGCGCTCCTGTAGGTCGATGCCCAGTTTGGGTAGGGCGTTTAGTACTTCGTCTACCTGGTCGAGGTTGGTTTCCAGGGTGTTGGCTACCTTGCCTTGCTCACGGAACAGGTCTAGGGTCTCCACCGGAATGGTGTTCACCGTCTCCGGACCAATGAGGCCGTCTACGTAGCGCAGGTTGTCGTATTTGGGGTTTTTGTTGCCAGTGCTGGCCCACAGCAGGCGCTGCGTATTGGCACCTTTTTGCTTGAGCGCTTCCCAACGCGGTCCGGCAAAAATGCCTTTGTAGAGCTGGTAGGCTTTTTTAGCGCTAGCTAGTGCTACTTCACCCACCAGCGGTTCGGCTATTTTGGCTTTGTCGCCGCCTTCTTCCACTATTTTCTCCAACACGGGGTCCAGCAGCACATCGATGCGGGAGAGGAAGAAGCTGGCTACGGAGTTGATGTTGTCGATGGCACCGCCGGCTTTCACGCGGTCTTCCAGGCCCGAGATGTAGGCCTCGGCTACCGCTTCGTAGCGCTCCAGTCCAAAAATCAGCGTCACGTTCACGTTCACGCCTTCCGAGATGAGCTTGCGGATAGCGGGTAAGCCTTCTAGGGTAGCAGGTACCTTAATCATCACGTTGGGGCGGTCTACGGCTTTCCAGAAGCGCAGGCCCTCCTCAATAGTGCCCTCGGTGTCGTTGATGAGGTTAGGGCCTACCTCCAGGCTCACGTAGCCGTCGCCGGAGTTGTCGTGGCTG from Hymenobacter aerilatus harbors:
- a CDS encoding DoxX family protein, which encodes MPATLSPAVTVSAPLHAATPATEAPWSGFTKGLFRFVFLYFVLQIVPLDWHYYYDLAVNWSGFSFGDIFRLAHYSPRFFDGPDTFANWAVVAALAAVGAAAWSWVGKSRPDYATLYYWLRVLVRYRLAAGLLGYGFLKLFPMQAPLPSLSLLNTHYGELSDWKIFSLSLGIVPSYQSFLGLVEILSAVLLLGRRTASIGAFLSISFLGNVFLSNLAYEGGEYVYSFYLLALALVVLWYDARRVNDLLTLERPAVPNRFRLALPAGWQRAARRTLKGGFVLLFVGLYGVKTYAAYQRGPYHYPQTPGLPNAAGLYNVREFRLAGQLRPYSATDPERWQDVVLEQWNTLSVRSARPVVLYHSTTESIHSQDPARSYEFAGSGGRHYYAYQLSPDGQTLTLRNRNPLEGTDTLTLRLTRPTARTLTLTGTDAQGRDLQVVLEKRDKKYLLEEATKTGRRGGLKL
- a CDS encoding RagB/SusD family nutrient uptake outer membrane protein; the protein is MSLAYLKTVSLFSFIALVLSASACNDYLEVPPRESVADNQTITDQKSASTALSGVYSALASGGYYGTSFQSIGYLGGGDVQWTGTQSQVQEFVTHNVRADNATIGTVWSAIYVTINRANHILARVPAVVDPLLTETLKNQYLGEAYFLRALAYFDLARIFGGVPLITQPTLTATDNQGIARATQAETYAQVLRDLDVAEPLLPNPATVTTNDRYRATRKTVWALKARLYLYQQKWALAEEYATRLISDNANYQLVAPFNAWFANNARGTRESVFELFYNGTTEVNNHRGQWQPTANGGTRQWAPNTALVSLLTTAPNNTANGRTTLIASTTSTTWYGNLYYRSPGSDPSYIFRIAELYLIRAEARAKQGKLAEALTDLNAVRTRAGLAGSAATTPAAVLLAIEEERRLEFALEPHRWFDLARTGRATALFPDPVKANAPLPSSRLVLPIPISQLQVDAALTQNEGY
- a CDS encoding SusC/RagA family TonB-linked outer membrane protein, with the translated sequence MATTATANSPLARHYQAVAGPITGKVLDEAGQPLPGVTIRVKGTTAGTATLSDGSFSLPDASEATTLIFSSIGYKTQEVSARQTGTLTVRLAPDQGQLNEVVIVGYGTQQRKNLTGAIVKVDPSDTKELPVGSFDAQLQGKVAGVQISSNSGVPGQAVNVRVRGATTINGSNTPLYVVDGVFINNNSLQTISTGGKASSPIADLNPADIESIEVLKDADATALYGARGANGVILVTTRRGSFNQKPKVSLNVSQGWAKAAKLWDLATGPEHAQLVNENWLNTTGPTPHTYENRPYRPVAAGGRGLPEEQPTYDRLSQVFRTARVQNYDLSVAGGNSTTRYYLGGGFTKQESILRPIDFQRASFKVNLDQQLSDKVQLGVSNTFTRTYRNEGRAGDGPAGGLLQAALHTPTLLSPYDANGQLVGRASFDNVELLIDNYDVNSTSIRYIGNLYAEAQVLPNLKFRTSFGVDYNNYDEKEYWNTFLIAGAGVGGLATSSVSHYSSLLNENTLTYRQQVGKHGVGVVVGNGLQSDVYERTFAQGTGFPNNAFREISAASVTSSTENWSGYRLASFFGRADYNFADRYLLNISFRADGSSRFGAANRWGYFPSVGAAWRLKQERFLRDVTVLSDLKLRASYGLTGNQNGIGNFAARGLWNGGANYLGNAGTAPQQLANADLKWEQTSQANLGLDVGLLEGRIGLEFNAYYKYTRDGLIQLTEPATTGFSSYWANAVEISNKGLEFVLNTINIRKADFNWSTNFNIATNGNTIEKLATPTQFGSRNLILQQQGYPLYSFWVYKQLYVDPQTGNAVYDDVDGDGKITAADRQIVGSTWPKFFGASATHFPTRILMPACCFPFNTVTRSTTTTASSGKGAAPGTRPASSSPAT
- a CDS encoding MutS-related protein, with translation MWTPSRKRLRRLEAAWQQPAASTPRIPLVARYYNHVQHEPAYHRLPDQTWADLNGDSLFTLLDATVSPVGQQCLYHRLRSPLDDKDALHEFDAAATLLAQQPVVRGQALLALDHLTAQEAYYLVDLLGEEPLPSLPNVRLSALLALGLLATLLGGFWLPMLWLGTLAFGCFNAVFHLRQRVRIQLYVRPLLQLGRLHRAGRELQRAALPLRPLQLLSEPLARLGGVLRQAAFFQVVDNMGLLEILKMLLLVDQLLYARCRVAIQRQAPAIRAVFEAVGYVDCALAVASFRQRHDTCVPHFEPAVAGIQLLGGYHPLVPGCVPNDLTLAESGVLLTGSNMAGKTTFMRTLGVNALLAQTIATCPATAYRAPICRVLTSLNLADSLSTGKSYYLVEAETMRQLLLACDAAPGSYLLLLDELFKGTNTQERIAANKAVLAYLQPRSWVVAATHDGELGTLLQSCFVEYHFCETVTEEDWYFDYRLKTGPLTTRNAIRLLARLHYPAQVVAAAQALSTTLATRPHPHGAHLTTSAEPDAVANSTIYKEDLLS
- a CDS encoding HEAT repeat domain-containing protein, giving the protein MTTSEALAWLARHQPLPNDQDLTLQQGHTYHLLLEHFSRHPDPRCIPLFLHSFGGRNGNGLYQLVENVILHYSPSQVLPHLQRSLISAQVYVRQWSAQVATHFPDDSLISLLAHLLADEDGDVKSSTIIALLQIPGSRAASILAVYAENEPDVFLRDLALDQD
- a CDS encoding spore germination protein GerW family protein, whose product is MTSSDSPTLTVAQRLAEQLSATATARTVYGEPVERNGLTVIPVARVVYGFGGGGGGRLPDAAGSGGGGGVVVTPVGYIELKEGATRFRSIRSSTASIIAVSGVVAWALLRSLPKLWR